The genomic interval TTATTATAAAACTGAAGATGAAGTTGATTACCTAAATGCAGGAAATTCTGAGGTTATTAATGATGTAGATTGGGTTGCATACAAACAACACTTCTTTACTTCAAACCTATTAACAGATACTCCATTTAACAATGCTACTGTTACTTCTACAGATTTAGTAAAGAATGAAGAGATTGATACCGTTTTTACCAAGAAATACGAATTAAAAACACCGCTAGTATTAACTAATGGTGAATTAAATTATAACATGAAATGGTATTACGGTACTTCTGATTATAATTTATTGAAAAAATACGAAGGAACTAATTTAGATGAAACATCAGATTTAGGTTGGGGAATTTTTGGTTTTTTAAATAGAAACCTCTTCTATCCTGTATTCAATCTTCTTAAAGGATTTATGAGTAATTACGGTCTAATTATTATTTTAATGACCATTGTTGTTCGATTGATAATGTCTCCGTTGGTTTACAAATCATATTTATCAAGTGCAAAAATGAAGGTAATAAGACCCGAATTAACTGCCTTAAATGAGAAATATCCTGGAAAAGAAAACGCCATGAAGCGTCAGCAAGAAACCATGGCCATACAGCGAAAAGCTGGAGTAAGTATGATGTCTGGTTGTATACCCGCATTATTACAGATGCCAGTGTTCTTTGCTTTATTTAAGTTCTTTCCTACAAATATTGCTTTAAGACAAGAGAGCTTTTTATGGGCACCAGATTTATCTTCTTACGATGTAATTTTTAATTTACCTTTTAGCATTCCAATGTATGGAGATCATGTAAGTTTATTTCCGATTTTAGCTTCTATTGCCATTTTCTTTTACATGAAGATGAATCAAAGTCAGCAAGCAAATATGCAAGCTCCTACGCAAGAAGGAATGCCAGATATGAGTAAAATGATGAAGTATATGATTTACTTCTCTCCTATTATGATGTTAGTTTTCTTTAATCGTTATGCAAGTTCTTTAAGTTTGTATTACTTTATTTCTAACTTATTAACGATTGCTATTATGTTAGTGATTAAAAACTATGTAATTGATGAGAAGAAAATAATTGCTCAAATCGAGGAAAACAAAAAGCGACCAGAAAAAGCCAAGAGTAAATTCAGACAAAAAATTGACTCTGCTATGAAACAAGCGCAAGAGCAACAAGCAAAACAAAAGAAAAAATAAAGGCAATGCCTTAGATAATTATAAAAACCGAAACTTAGTAGTTTCGGTTTTTTTTGCAGTAAAATCAGGTGTTTTTACTTGTTATTTTTTTGATGGAAAATTCTTAAAATTGACAATGCTAAAAAGCACAAAATATTTAAAATTCCCTTTTCAGTTTAACAAAGAAAAACTAACCCACGATTTATCGTTAGTTCTTGAAGGCAATTGGATTCCGCATTTTAACACAGGTGGTTATCAGGGAGATTGGAAGGCTATTTCATTGTATGCAGAAAACGGAGAAGACGCAAATATATTTGCGCATCCAACAGCTAACTCAGTGATTTCAGAAACATCAATACTTAAAGAATGTCTTTATTTTAAAGAAGTAATTGATTCTTTTAAATGCACTATACTCACGGCACGTATTCTTCGATTGGGAGTTGGCGCAGAAATTAAACCACATCGAGATCATGAACTAGGCTATGAAGATGGTACGTTTCGTTTACACATACCAATCGTTACCAATTCGGATGTCCACTTTGTTCTAGACGGAACAGAATTAACAATGTTACCTGGAGAATGCTGGTATACCAATGTAAACTATGTACATTCCGTTATAAATTCTGGTCAGACAGACCGTGTTCATTTGGTAATTGATGGTGAAAGAAATGAATGGTCAGATCAATTATTTTTTTCACAAGCTCCAAAGGAAAGTTTCCAACCTATTCCTAAAGAAACTGACTCCCCAGAAACCATGAAGAAAATTATTGAACAATTAAAATATAGTAATGAACCCATTGCTCAACAATTGATTCGTGATTTACAACAAAAAATAACTGAATTCAACGAAAATAATATCCAAAAAAACATTAACTAATTACTTTTCTAAAAAATTCACCCTATTATAAAAATGGGTGTTTTTCCTTATTATTTTTTTTATCAAAAAAACTAAATTGCTAACAAAATTTATATTGAACTTAATTCTGTATAAAATGCTTTAGTTTATACTTAATAAATTATGAAACAAATCAAATTAGAAAAGACAATTCT from Lutibacter sp. Hel_I_33_5 carries:
- the yidC gene encoding membrane protein insertase YidC; translation: MEQKKFDVNSFIGMLLLGGIMLWWMSTNKPEVSPEETKTEQVTETKQNTTAQDSFTRTPIIANDSLQQLEAKNKLGAFAYSATNGSAKTQVLENELLKLTIDPKGGQIIEALIKNHKTHDSLPLYMIKDKNASFNINFGTTDNRILNTKDLNFEPTLTKNGDNQVLSMKLKVSDTKFLEYRYEMKPNEYMVDFAVRSQGLSNVINSSNKIELDWSLNGYRNEKSLYTENTMYSYYYYKTEDEVDYLNAGNSEVINDVDWVAYKQHFFTSNLLTDTPFNNATVTSTDLVKNEEIDTVFTKKYELKTPLVLTNGELNYNMKWYYGTSDYNLLKKYEGTNLDETSDLGWGIFGFLNRNLFYPVFNLLKGFMSNYGLIIILMTIVVRLIMSPLVYKSYLSSAKMKVIRPELTALNEKYPGKENAMKRQQETMAIQRKAGVSMMSGCIPALLQMPVFFALFKFFPTNIALRQESFLWAPDLSSYDVIFNLPFSIPMYGDHVSLFPILASIAIFFYMKMNQSQQANMQAPTQEGMPDMSKMMKYMIYFSPIMMLVFFNRYASSLSLYYFISNLLTIAIMLVIKNYVIDEKKIIAQIEENKKRPEKAKSKFRQKIDSAMKQAQEQQAKQKKK
- a CDS encoding aspartyl/asparaginyl beta-hydroxylase domain-containing protein — encoded protein: MLKSTKYLKFPFQFNKEKLTHDLSLVLEGNWIPHFNTGGYQGDWKAISLYAENGEDANIFAHPTANSVISETSILKECLYFKEVIDSFKCTILTARILRLGVGAEIKPHRDHELGYEDGTFRLHIPIVTNSDVHFVLDGTELTMLPGECWYTNVNYVHSVINSGQTDRVHLVIDGERNEWSDQLFFSQAPKESFQPIPKETDSPETMKKIIEQLKYSNEPIAQQLIRDLQQKITEFNENNIQKNIN